The proteins below come from a single Pelosinus sp. IPA-1 genomic window:
- a CDS encoding RbsD/FucU domain-containing protein: protein MLKGIPKIISPELMKVLMEMGHSDEIVIADGNFPAGTCATNSLVRCDGHNVPEILDAILSLFPLDPYVEAPVALMEVVPGDNVKPVIWEDYKLIIDRHEKGIKIENIERFAFYERAKKAYVIVATSEEALYANVILKKGVVK from the coding sequence ATGCTAAAAGGAATTCCAAAGATTATTTCACCCGAGCTGATGAAAGTATTAATGGAGATGGGACATAGCGATGAAATCGTTATAGCTGATGGTAATTTTCCGGCCGGTACTTGTGCTACTAACTCTTTGGTGAGATGTGATGGACATAATGTGCCAGAGATATTAGATGCGATCTTATCATTATTTCCTTTAGATCCTTATGTGGAAGCTCCTGTAGCACTTATGGAAGTTGTACCGGGTGACAATGTAAAACCCGTTATATGGGAGGACTACAAACTCATTATTGATAGACATGAAAAAGGTATCAAGATTGAAAATATTGAACGTTTTGCCTTCTATGAACGTGCGAAAAAAGCATATGTGATAGTGGCCACTAGTGAAGAGGCATTATATGCTAACGTCATTCTAAAAAAGGGTGTTGTAAAATAG
- a CDS encoding methylated-DNA--[protein]-cysteine S-methyltransferase — MRSIFFYQTAIGKIGIMENGKAITNVIFREDNVPKDAIVKETSLIKEAGQQLNDYLASKRRSFSLPLAPEGTEFQQKVWKALQDIPCGEIRSYGEVAKRIGQPKAARAVGMANNKNPILIFIPCHRVVGANGKLVGYAAGLDVKEHLLKLER, encoded by the coding sequence ATGAGAAGTATATTTTTCTATCAGACAGCCATTGGTAAGATTGGAATTATGGAAAACGGAAAGGCAATTACAAATGTAATTTTTCGAGAAGATAACGTTCCCAAGGACGCCATTGTAAAGGAAACCTCATTAATAAAGGAAGCCGGCCAGCAGCTAAATGATTATTTAGCAAGTAAACGTAGGTCATTCTCACTGCCTCTTGCCCCCGAAGGTACAGAATTTCAGCAAAAGGTGTGGAAAGCGTTGCAAGACATTCCCTGTGGTGAAATACGAAGCTATGGAGAAGTCGCAAAGCGGATTGGTCAGCCGAAAGCTGCTCGTGCCGTAGGCATGGCAAATAACAAAAATCCTATTTTGATATTTATTCCGTGCCACCGTGTAGTAGGGGCAAATGGAAAATTAGTCGGATATGCTGCAGGGCTGGACGTGAAAGAACATCTTTTGAAACTGGAGCGTTAA
- a CDS encoding ABC transporter permease yields the protein MSVDIVKVQSGKQTVFNKKLYNELGSFAGLLLLGFVFSIATDTFLTVNNLLTVALQTAAVAMLAMAETYVIITAGIDLSIGSILAVAGIVCGKTLLAGFGIPLSVLAGVLVGGVCGLANGLAITRLGIAPFIATLGMMSIARGIAYVITDSLPVSGLPEDFYFIGGGTILGIIPVPVVITILMALLFGFILNKTAFGRYIYALGSNEDAARLSGVNIAKTLNGVYIVSGLLSGLVGVMLTARLVSAQAQAGIGYELDAIAAAIIGGTSPLGGSGTILGTMIGAGIMGILRNGLNLLSVNAFWQQIAIGLVIIVAVYIDKIRRK from the coding sequence GTGAGTGTAGATATAGTTAAAGTTCAGTCAGGGAAACAAACAGTATTTAATAAAAAATTATACAATGAGTTAGGCTCTTTTGCAGGATTATTATTATTAGGTTTTGTGTTTTCCATAGCAACAGATACATTTCTTACGGTAAATAATCTATTAACCGTGGCATTACAGACTGCAGCAGTCGCTATGCTGGCAATGGCAGAGACATATGTAATAATAACCGCAGGTATTGACCTTTCAATTGGTTCGATACTAGCTGTAGCTGGTATCGTTTGTGGTAAAACCTTATTAGCTGGTTTTGGAATACCGCTAAGCGTGCTAGCAGGAGTATTAGTTGGTGGTGTCTGCGGCCTGGCTAATGGATTAGCTATTACTAGATTGGGGATAGCACCTTTTATTGCGACGTTAGGCATGATGAGCATCGCCAGAGGGATTGCTTATGTAATAACAGACTCGTTACCTGTATCTGGACTGCCAGAAGATTTCTATTTTATAGGTGGTGGAACTATCCTAGGTATTATACCAGTACCTGTAGTAATAACCATTCTCATGGCATTATTATTTGGATTTATACTTAACAAAACGGCGTTCGGAAGATATATCTATGCATTAGGTAGTAATGAAGATGCAGCCAGATTATCGGGTGTTAATATTGCTAAAACATTGAATGGTGTATATATCGTATCAGGTTTATTATCGGGTTTGGTTGGTGTCATGTTAACAGCAAGACTCGTATCAGCACAGGCGCAAGCAGGTATTGGGTACGAACTTGATGCAATTGCTGCCGCAATTATCGGCGGTACAAGTCCTTTAGGGGGATCTGGGACAATTTTAGGAACGATGATCGGTGCCGGTATTATGGGGATTTTACGCAATGGACTTAATTTATTGAGTGTTAACGCTTTCTGGCAACAAATAGCGATTGGTTTGGTAATTATTGTTGCCGTGTATATTGATAAAATAAGAAGAAAATAA
- a CDS encoding N-acetyltransferase, which yields MIYRKATFKDVESMYNLVNAYAGQGLMLGRSRNMLYETLRDFILAEDNGEVVGIGALHLVWDSLAEIRAMAVAPHVIKSGIGRNIVQGLIEEAKALEIKTIFTLTYQPNFFIKQGFTELSKDQLPHKVWKECINCTKFPNCDEIALKIEI from the coding sequence GTGATTTATCGTAAAGCTACATTTAAAGATGTAGAAAGTATGTATAATTTAGTTAACGCTTATGCTGGACAGGGTCTGATGTTAGGGCGTTCGCGTAATATGTTATATGAAACATTGCGAGATTTTATTTTGGCAGAAGATAATGGAGAAGTTGTTGGCATTGGGGCGTTGCATTTAGTATGGGATTCACTGGCGGAAATCAGAGCAATGGCAGTTGCCCCCCATGTTATTAAATCAGGTATCGGCCGTAATATTGTACAAGGTCTAATTGAAGAAGCGAAAGCTTTAGAAATTAAGACAATATTTACGTTAACATATCAGCCTAATTTTTTTATTAAACAAGGTTTTACCGAATTATCAAAAGACCAATTGCCACATAAAGTATGGAAAGAATGTATCAACTGTACTAAATTTCCTAACTGTGATGAAATTGCTCTAAAGATAGAAATATAA
- a CDS encoding DUF1848 domain-containing protein: MIISASRRTDIPAFYSEWFINRLKAGFAYVRNPRNPNRIMSVLLNTDVVDCIVFWTKNPKLMLSKLETIDKMGYPYYFQFTITPYGHKVEKGLPRKTEIMETFKQLSNKIGKHRVIWRYDPVIVNETFSVQYHLDAFGKMIDILGDYTNKCIISFVDLYTQVLRNAENVVSSEVNTIDMNKISQGFSDIAKKYDVLLETCAEAIDLSPYGIHRASCIDLNLIENIIGYPIHGKKDPNQRPVCGCIRSIDIGAYDCCSHGCVYCYATTNEHMIRKNMYLHDPHSPMLVGHPRGDEIMTVREVNSLKLRQSSLF; this comes from the coding sequence ATGATTATAAGCGCCAGCAGACGAACGGACATACCAGCATTTTATTCAGAATGGTTTATTAATCGTCTAAAAGCAGGTTTTGCTTATGTTAGAAATCCACGGAATCCAAATCGCATAATGAGCGTTTTGCTAAACACTGATGTGGTCGATTGTATTGTATTCTGGACCAAAAATCCCAAGCTAATGCTAAGTAAGTTAGAAACCATTGATAAAATGGGGTATCCCTATTATTTTCAGTTTACGATTACGCCATATGGGCATAAAGTAGAAAAAGGCCTGCCTAGGAAAACGGAGATTATGGAAACTTTTAAACAATTAAGTAATAAAATTGGAAAACACCGCGTTATTTGGCGCTATGACCCAGTAATCGTCAATGAAACGTTTTCAGTGCAGTATCATCTTGATGCTTTTGGGAAAATGATTGATATCTTGGGTGATTATACAAACAAGTGCATTATTAGTTTTGTCGATCTATACACCCAGGTCCTCCGAAATGCAGAAAATGTTGTGAGTTCTGAGGTAAACACGATAGATATGAATAAAATTTCTCAGGGGTTTTCTGACATTGCGAAAAAATACGATGTCTTGCTAGAAACCTGTGCTGAGGCCATCGATCTAAGTCCGTATGGTATTCATCGCGCATCTTGTATTGACCTAAATCTGATTGAGAATATCATAGGATATCCGATTCATGGGAAAAAAGACCCTAATCAGCGTCCGGTCTGTGGCTGCATCAGAAGTATTGATATTGGAGCCTATGACTGCTGCTCTCACGGCTGTGTATATTGTTATGCTACTACCAACGAACACATGATACGAAAAAATATGTATCTGCATGATCCTCACTCACCAATGTTAGTAGGTCATCCTCGTGGGGACGAAATCATGACAGTCAGAGAGGTAAATTCACTAAAACTTAGGCAATCGTCATTGTTTTAA
- a CDS encoding FGGY-family carbohydrate kinase: MNTASLDKLLLGIDLGTSACKVCIFNLDGRVVGQASKPYPVYYPAPDFVEQNPVEWWQAICEAIKEVLHKGAIQPHSIAGIGIDGQSWSCLPVDREGEPLRNAMIWMDRRAVVQSQKTVDKLGFKRIFAVSGNSFDPTYITPKILWLKENQPRVYDNTYKFLQSNAYIAFKLTGTMTQDLSQGYGFHVFNVKTGTYDSDLCEDMGIELSKLPDIFNCHDVIGHVTKQAAEATGLVMGIPVVAGGLDAACGTLGAGVIEFGQTQEQGGQAGGMSICLNQALAHPKLILSSHVIPNAWLLQGGTVGGGSLKWFKQELGAFEALQEKTTGENAFDLLVNQAAGIKDGSEGVIFLPYMAGERSPIWDKNAKGIFFGLGYDKGRGHMVRSVLEGCAYALHHNLKAAEEVGVQVDELIAMGGAANSHLWTQIKANVTGKVIKVPSSDTATTLGVAMLAGVGTGLYRDFKEAVDRTVSITRVHEPDMKAHRVYQKYYEVYREIYENLKDTFAKGEV; the protein is encoded by the coding sequence GTGAACACCGCAAGTTTAGATAAATTATTACTAGGTATAGACCTTGGGACATCAGCATGTAAGGTGTGTATATTTAATCTTGATGGCAGAGTAGTTGGGCAAGCAAGTAAGCCTTATCCAGTGTATTATCCAGCACCAGATTTTGTAGAACAAAATCCTGTGGAATGGTGGCAAGCTATTTGTGAGGCCATTAAAGAAGTATTGCATAAAGGCGCTATTCAACCTCATTCTATTGCTGGTATAGGTATTGATGGACAAAGCTGGTCCTGTTTACCAGTAGACCGTGAAGGAGAACCACTGCGAAATGCTATGATTTGGATGGATAGAAGGGCTGTGGTGCAATCACAAAAAACTGTAGATAAACTTGGTTTTAAGCGGATCTTTGCTGTAAGTGGCAATTCCTTTGATCCTACCTATATTACACCAAAAATTTTATGGCTGAAAGAAAATCAGCCACGTGTTTATGACAATACCTATAAATTTCTGCAAAGTAATGCCTATATAGCTTTTAAATTAACAGGTACAATGACGCAAGATTTATCACAAGGTTATGGTTTTCATGTTTTCAATGTGAAGACCGGTACTTATGACTCAGATTTATGTGAGGATATGGGAATCGAACTCTCAAAGCTTCCAGACATATTCAATTGTCATGATGTCATTGGTCATGTTACGAAGCAGGCAGCAGAGGCGACAGGTTTAGTAATGGGTATTCCGGTTGTGGCTGGTGGACTGGATGCTGCATGTGGGACTTTGGGCGCTGGAGTTATTGAATTTGGACAGACGCAAGAACAAGGTGGTCAGGCTGGTGGCATGAGTATCTGCTTAAACCAAGCGTTAGCTCATCCAAAACTTATATTAAGTAGTCATGTAATTCCAAATGCGTGGCTCTTGCAAGGGGGAACGGTGGGCGGTGGTAGTCTGAAATGGTTTAAGCAGGAGCTCGGAGCTTTTGAAGCCCTACAAGAGAAAACCACGGGAGAAAATGCTTTTGATCTACTGGTTAACCAAGCAGCAGGTATTAAGGATGGCTCAGAAGGGGTAATTTTCTTACCATATATGGCAGGAGAAAGATCACCAATTTGGGATAAAAATGCGAAAGGCATATTCTTTGGTCTTGGCTATGACAAGGGGAGAGGGCACATGGTGCGTTCTGTATTAGAAGGCTGCGCTTATGCGCTTCATCATAATTTAAAAGCAGCTGAAGAAGTTGGCGTTCAAGTTGATGAATTAATTGCTATGGGTGGAGCAGCTAATAGCCATTTATGGACACAAATTAAAGCCAATGTAACCGGAAAGGTGATAAAAGTACCATCATCGGATACTGCAACTACATTAGGAGTAGCTATGTTGGCGGGAGTGGGAACGGGACTATATAGAGATTTTAAAGAAGCAGTAGATCGCACTGTTAGTATTACTAGGGTTCATGAACCAGATATGAAGGCACATAGGGTGTATCAGAAATATTACGAAGTATATCGTGAAATATATGAAAATTTAAAAGATACTTTTGCAAAAGGTGAGGTTTAG
- a CDS encoding sugar ABC transporter ATP-binding protein, which translates to MAELIKMENIYKTFPGVKALTDVSFDLRKGELHAMLGENGAGKSTLMKILTGVYTCDSGKIIFKGEEVSIRKPKDAQSLGINIIHQEFSLFPDLSVSNNIFIGREPRNEVFNFVIMEKKLKQKTREILESLHLNIDPDTLVKDLSVAQQQMVEIARVLSMNSEVVVMDEPTAALTEKEVEELFRVIKELKSRGIGIVYISHRLEELKHIADRVTVMRDGRYIKTVDYDESLLEDLIASMVGRSLEDKFPPHHNVSKGKVILEVEHMASKTIHDIKDFKLYEGEILGIYGLVGAGRTEFARALFGADETATMTVKIHGENVKIKSPRDAIKNGIGYLTEDRKRDGLALGLSVEDNMVLANIPELCRMGVVNVKECREIAERYTADLKIKTPNLEQKAKFLSGGNQQKVILAKWLCRKSHVLIFDEPTRGIDVGSKFEVYELMNKLVALGVGVIMISSELPEVLGMSDRILVMRGGRITGEAIREVATQEKLLAHAVQ; encoded by the coding sequence TTGGCTGAATTAATAAAGATGGAGAATATTTATAAGACTTTTCCCGGAGTTAAGGCATTAACCGATGTAAGTTTTGATCTTAGAAAAGGTGAACTTCATGCGATGTTAGGTGAAAATGGTGCGGGGAAATCCACCCTAATGAAAATTCTAACTGGCGTATATACTTGTGATTCGGGAAAAATCATCTTTAAAGGTGAAGAAGTTAGTATAAGGAAACCAAAAGACGCACAAAGTTTGGGGATTAATATTATTCATCAGGAATTTAGTTTATTTCCTGATCTTAGTGTATCCAATAATATTTTTATCGGTCGTGAGCCTAGAAATGAAGTCTTTAACTTTGTAATAATGGAAAAAAAACTAAAACAAAAAACAAGAGAGATCTTGGAATCTCTTCACCTCAACATTGACCCTGATACTTTGGTTAAAGACCTTAGCGTAGCACAGCAGCAGATGGTAGAAATAGCACGTGTATTGTCCATGAATTCAGAAGTTGTGGTAATGGATGAACCAACAGCTGCTCTTACTGAAAAAGAAGTAGAAGAATTGTTTCGAGTTATAAAAGAACTTAAAAGCCGTGGAATTGGTATTGTATATATTTCCCACCGTTTAGAAGAATTAAAACATATAGCAGACAGAGTAACGGTAATGCGTGACGGTCGGTATATTAAGACTGTTGATTATGATGAATCATTACTCGAAGATTTGATAGCGTCAATGGTTGGTAGAAGCCTAGAAGATAAATTCCCGCCTCATCATAACGTCAGTAAAGGAAAAGTTATACTTGAAGTTGAGCATATGGCTAGTAAAACTATCCACGATATTAAAGATTTCAAACTATATGAGGGAGAAATCTTGGGGATATATGGGTTGGTGGGAGCTGGTCGCACGGAGTTTGCAAGAGCATTATTTGGTGCCGATGAAACTGCTACTATGACTGTTAAAATTCATGGAGAAAATGTAAAAATTAAAAGTCCTAGAGATGCCATAAAAAATGGGATTGGATATTTAACAGAAGATCGAAAAAGAGATGGCTTAGCATTAGGGTTATCGGTTGAGGATAATATGGTCTTAGCAAATATCCCTGAACTATGTAGGATGGGCGTAGTGAATGTTAAAGAATGCCGTGAAATAGCCGAACGCTACACCGCAGATCTTAAAATTAAAACTCCTAATCTTGAGCAAAAAGCCAAATTTTTAAGCGGTGGTAACCAGCAAAAAGTTATCTTGGCAAAATGGTTATGCCGTAAATCTCATGTATTAATTTTTGATGAACCTACAAGAGGAATTGATGTAGGTTCTAAATTTGAGGTTTATGAGCTTATGAATAAGCTTGTGGCATTAGGAGTAGGGGTCATAATGATTTCTAGTGAGTTACCTGAAGTATTGGGGATGAGTGATCGAATACTAGTCATGCGTGGTGGACGTATTACTGGTGAGGCAATAAGAGAAGTAGCTACCCAGGAAAAATTGTTGGCTCATGCTGTCCAGTAA
- a CDS encoding ABC transporter substrate-binding protein, which yields MKKVASIFLAVLMVALLLVGCGKSDTKAADATKGADAGVKKKVAVIVKGTEHVYWQSVKVGAEAAAKAGGVEMTFTGAPGGESDINGQVNLIENAINQKVAGIVLAASDAKALVPVTEKAIAAGIPVVIIDSGLNTDKYKSFLTTDNVAASAAVGESLAKMLDGKGKVAIVNFVPGAQTAIEREKGFRDVMAKYPGITVLPTQFYSSDKQKALSLTQDLMTANPDLAAVYACNEPGTVGVGRALKEKNNKTIIEVGFDASDDVIPLIKEGYCKAAVVQMPYNMGFKGVQAIVDILAGKSVEKKVDTGFTLVTPENMTSPESEKALYPTGKK from the coding sequence TTGAAAAAAGTAGCTAGTATTTTCTTGGCAGTCTTAATGGTAGCCTTGTTATTAGTGGGTTGTGGAAAGTCAGATACGAAAGCTGCAGATGCTACGAAAGGTGCAGATGCTGGTGTGAAGAAGAAAGTTGCAGTGATTGTAAAGGGAACCGAACATGTATACTGGCAGTCTGTTAAAGTTGGTGCTGAAGCAGCAGCAAAAGCTGGCGGGGTTGAAATGACATTCACAGGTGCTCCGGGTGGGGAATCCGATATCAATGGTCAGGTTAATTTGATTGAGAATGCGATTAATCAGAAAGTTGCTGGTATCGTACTTGCTGCGTCAGATGCAAAAGCATTAGTACCTGTTACTGAAAAAGCGATTGCGGCAGGTATACCTGTAGTTATTATTGACTCAGGTCTTAATACAGATAAATATAAAAGCTTTCTTACAACCGATAATGTAGCTGCTTCTGCAGCAGTTGGCGAATCCTTGGCTAAAATGCTGGATGGCAAAGGAAAAGTAGCTATTGTAAACTTTGTACCAGGTGCTCAGACTGCCATTGAGCGTGAAAAAGGCTTTAGAGATGTTATGGCTAAATATCCTGGAATTACAGTATTGCCAACTCAATTCTATAGTTCTGACAAACAAAAAGCACTTTCTTTAACCCAGGACTTAATGACTGCAAATCCTGATTTAGCTGCAGTTTATGCTTGTAATGAGCCAGGTACAGTTGGTGTTGGTAGAGCATTAAAAGAAAAAAATAACAAAACAATTATTGAAGTTGGTTTTGATGCTTCTGATGATGTTATTCCACTTATAAAGGAAGGCTATTGTAAAGCAGCTGTAGTTCAGATGCCATACAATATGGGCTTTAAAGGTGTTCAAGCAATTGTTGATATATTAGCTGGTAAATCTGTTGAAAAGAAAGTAGATACTGGGTTTACCCTTGTTACTCCTGAAAATATGACTAGCCCAGAAAGTGAAAAAGCATTATATCCAACTGGTAAAAAATAA
- a CDS encoding aspartyl-phosphate phosphatase Spo0E family protein, with protein sequence MENLWCKIEYLRHEMHVMALEKGISHPDVLFVSQRLDEAINELYRVDSIQKAG encoded by the coding sequence GTGGAAAATTTATGGTGTAAGATAGAGTACTTGCGGCATGAAATGCACGTAATGGCACTCGAAAAAGGAATATCACATCCCGATGTGTTATTCGTTAGTCAAAGATTAGATGAAGCAATAAATGAATTATATAGAGTTGACTCCATTCAAAAAGCTGGATAA
- a CDS encoding Ada metal-binding domain-containing protein codes for MALSKEEKWNAVVHCDSSYDGVFLYGVKTTGIFCRPSCKSKEPRINNVEFFDEIEQAYSYGLRPCKRCRPDLIEFNPMLVLIKKAKNIFDTYFADREKLSAAIKELGISQNHLIYLFRQQFHVTPTEYINQLRVQKAMQLLINTDINILNIALLCGFGSLSNFYEFFKRQAKLTPSKYRKQSNGDKE; via the coding sequence ATGGCACTAAGTAAAGAGGAAAAGTGGAATGCTGTCGTTCATTGTGACAGTTCCTATGATGGCGTGTTCTTATACGGTGTGAAAACAACGGGCATCTTTTGTCGGCCATCCTGTAAATCGAAAGAACCTAGGATAAATAATGTTGAGTTTTTTGACGAAATTGAGCAGGCTTACTCTTATGGTTTACGACCTTGCAAAAGATGCCGACCGGATTTGATTGAGTTTAATCCGATGTTAGTCCTAATAAAAAAAGCAAAAAATATTTTCGATACCTATTTTGCTGACCGAGAGAAGCTTTCAGCCGCAATAAAAGAGTTAGGTATTAGCCAGAATCATCTCATCTATTTGTTTCGTCAGCAATTTCATGTGACACCTACAGAATACATTAATCAATTGCGTGTACAAAAGGCAATGCAGTTGCTTATAAATACAGATATCAATATATTAAACATCGCATTACTATGTGGATTTGGTAGCCTCTCGAATTTCTATGAATTCTTCAAAAGACAGGCCAAGCTTACTCCGAGCAAATACCGGAAGCAAAGTAATGGTGATAAGGAATGA